The genomic region GAAGAGGAAGGTCATGGTCAGTAAGGGCAAGCCACCCAAGTATACCTCTTTGAGGTGAATGTTGGGTTAGATTTTCAAATGAGTGATCTATTCCGTCTTCGGTAAGATTTTTATATGGGTTGACACGCGCTCCACTTCTTCCAACAACGGCTCAACGGAGGGCGCATCGCCCCATAAATGCTCCAGCTGGTAAAACTCCCGATCATCCCGATGAAATACATGAACCACAATATCTCCCAGATCGATCAGCACCCATCGGGCGCCTTCCTTGCCTTCCAGCCCTTGGATGGAAACCCCTGCCTGCTCCAGCTCCTCCTCGATGGCCTCGGTAATCGCCTCCACCTGGGTTCGCGAATTTCCGGAACAAATCACAAAATAATCGGCCACCATGGACAATCCCCGAATATCCAAAACCCGGATATCCAGCGCTTTTTTCTTGTGAGCCGCCTGAACCACCTTCTGGACAATTTGCTCAACCGAAAATTCCATAACACCCTCCCGTCATCGATTTGGTTGCTGGACTCATCATCTTGCTTCTTTGGCCTCCACGTGATGAAGCAAATCATTGTACGCGAGCAACGTCAACGGATAAACGCGCTTGCGGTGACGGATCAAAAATTGGATGGTCCCGCCGAAGGCGGTCGCAAGAGCCCGATCCAAATCCTCTTCTGCCAACGCCCGGATCTCATCCACACCGGGAAAGTTCCGGTTAGGCTCAATGTAATCGGCCAAGCAAACCACTTTTTCCAAGGGGCTCATCGCCACTCTGCCAGACGTGTGATATCGTACGGCATCCACAATTTCCGGATCAGCGATTCCCAGTTCCCGCCTGATGGCGACGGACCCAACAGGGGCGTGCCATAACTCCTGATCGTAATCCAGCAAGTCATCCGGCAAATCCGGTTCCTGAAGAATCACCTCCCGCATCTTCGACGCGGGCCAAAACTTGGCATAATCGTGGAGAATACCCGCAATCTCCGCCTTTTCCACATCGGCACCGTAACGTGCGGCCAGTCTTTTCGCCGTTTCTGCCACCCCGAGCGTGTGACGGAAACGATGTTCGGTTAAAACCTTCCGCACCGCTTCTATCAATTCGGCCCGTTCCATCTTTTCACCTCGATATATCTAAAATCTCACCTCGGCATCCACATCAGGAAGGCAGCTCGCTCATCATCCCATCTTCACCCAATAGATAATCCCAACGAGCAAAAAGAGCAATGCAAACACCCATAACAAATGGATTAACTGCGCAGTCGGCTTTCCGTATATCAGGCTGCCCAATTGCGTCATCAGACGGATCCACCGATTCAAACCGTCGCCCCCTCTCCAGTCCGACCGCCTAACTTCTCTCTTGAGTGTTATTGTATCTGAACCGTTTCTTTCATCCAATGCTTCGCAGCCTGTCTGCGCGATTTTTTCAGCACGTTTCCCCGGTATATAAGCGGTGTTCACGGATATACGCCTCGACCGGCTCAGGCACCAAATAGGCAATCGACTTTCCTGCCGCCAGACGCTCCCGGATGAAGGAACTGCTCAGATCAAACGCAAAGGGCATCTGGACAATCATCACATTGGCACGATATTTCCTCAACAGCGGATCTTGTGCCATGATTGATTCAAGCGTCGTCCGATCTGCCTGATTCCTGCCCACGACGACAAACGTAAATTTCCGAAGCAGCTCTTCTCCCCGATGCCACATCGGCACCTCAGCCAGATTATCCCCGCCGATGATAAAGTAAAATGTGGCATCCGGCACCTCTTCCTGGAGCCTTTGAAGGGTCTCATATGTATAAGATGGACCCGGACGATCCACTTCGATGGTGGACAGGCGAAAGCGGTCCTTCCCTTGAATGGCCAATCGGATCATTTCCAGGCGATGATGCGCCTCCAGCAACCGGCCCTTGAAAGCATGCTGGCCCGCTGGAACAAAGACCACCTCTGACAACATCAGCTCCTCCAGGAGATAATGAGCCACCCATAAATGCGCATGGTGAATCGGCGAAAAACTGCCGCCCAGCACACCAATGGCGCGTCTGTTCCGTTGATCCTGGCTCATTATACCTCCTCATTCCCTCCTGATTCTTCAATCGCCAGGCGCATGACCGGAAGCGGCGCCTCCTTCCCCGTCCACAGACGAAACGCCTCCGCGCCCTGATACAAAAACATTCCCAACCCGCCGTGAATCCGCAGCCCGCACCGCTCTGCCTCCGAGAGAAAACGGGTCTTGCGCGGATTGTAAATCAGATCGCTGACCACCGCCTCCTCCGGCAACCGCCGCAGCTCTTCGGCGGCAAGGGGGGATTGGTCCACATCGGGATGCATCCCTACCGATGTGGTGTTTATCAATAAGGTTGTTTCACCCAGCCATCGGCCCGCCTCATCCAATGAGCAGGTTGCGATCGCGCCGGAACTCCCGGAAGCGGATGACGAACAGGCCGCGCGCAGCTGTGCCGCCAGCTGCTCCGCCCGCTCCCGGCTGCGGTTGGCTATCCACAGACGGTCCACGCC from Bacillus thermozeamaize harbors:
- a CDS encoding ribosome silencing factor, which encodes MEFSVEQIVQKVVQAAHKKKALDIRVLDIRGLSMVADYFVICSGNSRTQVEAITEAIEEELEQAGVSIQGLEGKEGARWVLIDLGDIVVHVFHRDDREFYQLEHLWGDAPSVEPLLEEVERVSTHIKILPKTE
- a CDS encoding phosphohydrolase, with the protein product MERAELIEAVRKVLTEHRFRHTLGVAETAKRLAARYGADVEKAEIAGILHDYAKFWPASKMREVILQEPDLPDDLLDYDQELWHAPVGSVAIRRELGIADPEIVDAVRYHTSGRVAMSPLEKVVCLADYIEPNRNFPGVDEIRALAEEDLDRALATAFGGTIQFLIRHRKRVYPLTLLAYNDLLHHVEAKEAR
- a CDS encoding nicotinate (nicotinamide) nucleotide adenylyltransferase translates to MSQDQRNRRAIGVLGGSFSPIHHAHLWVAHYLLEELMLSEVVFVPAGQHAFKGRLLEAHHRLEMIRLAIQGKDRFRLSTIEVDRPGPSYTYETLQRLQEEVPDATFYFIIGGDNLAEVPMWHRGEELLRKFTFVVVGRNQADRTTLESIMAQDPLLRKYRANVMIVQMPFAFDLSSSFIRERLAAGKSIAYLVPEPVEAYIREHRLYTGETC
- a CDS encoding shikimate dehydrogenase, with the protein product MVRMVGLLGHPVGHSFSPRMHNAAFRALALPYHYEAFDVLPERLAEAVRGMKALGFRGFNVTIPHKVAVMSLLDEVSGEALGIGAINTVVIDSDGKLYGTNTDGLGYLRSLQEEVGMQLSGAKVMLLGAGGAARAVGYALLKKGVDRLWIANRSRERAEQLAAQLRAACSSSASGSSGAIATCSLDEAGRWLGETTLLINTTSVGMHPDVDQSPLAAEELRRLPEEAVVSDLIYNPRKTRFLSEAERCGLRIHGGLGMFLYQGAEAFRLWTGKEAPLPVMRLAIEESGGNEEV